CCCGTCTGCTTTGACGAACGGGAGGGCTTCATGCACCATAAGTTCCTGGTGGTGGACGGCAAGGCGGTCTGGACTGGGAGCACCAACATGACCTGGAACGCCTTCGCCCGAAATAACGAAAACAGCCTTCTCCTTCCGTCCCCCACCCTGGCCCAGGGGTACGCCAAGGAGTTCCAAGCCCTTTTTGGCGGCAACAAGGAGGGTTTGGGAGAGCCCGTGGCCTTCGCCCTTACGGACGAAAACCTCTCCCTGGAGGGCACCGCCTATTTCAGCCCAAGAGGGGGTCCATTGGCTCGGGAAGCCCTCCTGGAAAGGCTAAAAGCGGCCAAGCAGGAAATCCTGGTGATGGCCTTTGTCCTAAGCGATCGGGAGGTGGTGAAAGCCCTCATCCAGGCCAAGGGAAGGGGCGTTCCCGTCCAGGTCCTCCTGGAGACCCGGAACCTCCGGGATAGCCGCTACCAGGACCTTAAGGACGCCAGCATTGAGGTGCGCCAGGATGGCAACCCTTACACCCTGCACCACAAGGTAATGGTGATAGACGGCACCTGGGTGGTCACGGGAAGCTACAACTTCACCGCTAGGGCCTGGCAGGTAAACAACGAAAATCTCCTCATCCTGAAAAGCCCCTCCCTGGCCCAGCGATACCGGCAGGAGTTCTTGAGGCTATGGCAGGAAGGAACGCCCCTTTAGTGCTCACCCTAGCCTCGGGTAGTCCCAGGCGTAAGGCCCTCCTCGAGGCCCTGGGCTTTCCCCTAAGGGTGGTCCCCCCTGGGGTGGAAGAGGAAGGGGAAAGCCTTCCCCTAGACCCCAAGGAGCTGGCCCTGGCCCTGGCCCGGCGCAAGGGGGAAGGGGTGCCAGGGGAGTGGGTATTGGCCGCGGATACCGTGGTGGACCTGGAGGGCCGGGTGCTCGGCAAACCCAAGGATCGGGCAGAAAACCACCTCTTTCTCCGCCTCCTTTCCGGCAGAACCCACCGGGTCCACACCGCCATCTACCTGCGCACCCCTCAAGACCTGGTGACGGAGGTGCACACCACCCAGGTCCGCTTCCGCAGGCTTTCCGAGGAGGAGATCGCCTGGTACGTGCACAGCGGCGAGGGCCTGGACAAGGCGGGGGGCTACGGAGCCCAGGGCTTGGGCATGGCCCTTTTGCAGGCGATCGAGGGGGATTTCTACACGGTGGTGGGCCTGCCTGTGGCCCGGGTTTTTGCTCTTCTTTGGGAGAGGGGGTTTAGGCCATGAGGGAAGTGGCCCTGCGCCGGGGGCTTTTCCTCCTCCTCTTGGCCTTGGGCCTGGCCATGGCAGCCTTAACGCGCCCCCTTGCCCCCCGCCTTGCCCTAACCCTTTCCCCCCTCACCGCCCCCCTTCCCGCCTTGGGCCACCGCCTGGGGCAGAACCTGCGGGCCGCTCTGACCGCCCTCCTTAACCGCCAAGACCTCTTTGCGGAAAACCGAGCCCTAAAGGCACAGCTCTCCCAACTGGAGGGCGAGAATCGGAGGCTTCGCCTCGAGGTGGAGCGCCTCTCCCGGGCCCTCAAGGTCCAGGCCACCCAGGCCCCCGGGGTGGTGGCGGTGGCCCCGGTGGTGGGGGAGGACCTTTCCGGGCTTTACCGCCGCCTCGTCC
The genomic region above belongs to Thermus caldifontis and contains:
- a CDS encoding phospholipase D-like domain-containing protein, coding for MGTKKRRKKPTLAGLPGYVLLLVILLLWLYQELRPGPVSPPAQAEPGGVEVYFMPQEGEAAKARLIALMDGAKESLEGAFYEFRDLEIARALLRAKEQGVRVRVYGESDYRSDFRRYLVGAALGQQGETPRVPQEALRQRVKPLSLDCEEIAGLPVCFDEREGFMHHKFLVVDGKAVWTGSTNMTWNAFARNNENSLLLPSPTLAQGYAKEFQALFGGNKEGLGEPVAFALTDENLSLEGTAYFSPRGGPLAREALLERLKAAKQEILVMAFVLSDREVVKALIQAKGRGVPVQVLLETRNLRDSRYQDLKDASIEVRQDGNPYTLHHKVMVIDGTWVVTGSYNFTARAWQVNNENLLILKSPSLAQRYRQEFLRLWQEGTPL
- a CDS encoding Maf family protein, translating into MAGRNAPLVLTLASGSPRRKALLEALGFPLRVVPPGVEEEGESLPLDPKELALALARRKGEGVPGEWVLAADTVVDLEGRVLGKPKDRAENHLFLRLLSGRTHRVHTAIYLRTPQDLVTEVHTTQVRFRRLSEEEIAWYVHSGEGLDKAGGYGAQGLGMALLQAIEGDFYTVVGLPVARVFALLWERGFRP